Part of the Cottoperca gobio chromosome 16, fCotGob3.1, whole genome shotgun sequence genome, GTTTTGGGGAACCTCTGACATCCAGACTGCCAAACATGTGCTGCTTTGTaggaaacacacagaggacagataaataaagtatgaaCTGTTAGAAAGGCAGCTGCTTTCAGAGGAGAATTCTTCCTTTTATGCAGAAATCTTTCCAGGTTTGAAGTATACTGCTGTAAATAGTCACAATCTGCAACTATCACATGGAATAGCTATTATTTTAactttagttttatatttaaatatttcatcctGGTCTTTGGAATTGAGTTTGAGCATCTAAAATGCTGTTCCGTCATTTCCTGTGGATGTATCAAACAATCTCGTATGTTCCTGTTTGTACAGCTCACTGTTTAAGGATTATGGAAGCAGGAAGGGAAAGATGGTCCCGTGGGAATTAATTTGTTTGCAATACACTTGGTTCCCTGTCTAAACGTGTGTTCATTGTagggagagtgtttgtgtgtttactgtgtctgcagcagcagagaggacatTATAGCTGTCTCATGGCCCATTTCCCCTCCTCAGCTTGCTGCTCCCCTGTGGCTTTGAGATGCATGctgatctctctcacacacacttttttctttctctatccTCTGTCATCCCTCCGTCCTCCAGCGACACACTTCTATCACAGCGTGTCTTCTTTCCTCACTTCCTGTCCCCTGGGTCTCAATGTTTTTGCCCTGTCTCTCATTGGTTCCCTCTTCCtcaccctcttctctctttctgcccgCCTTTTAAACAGCATCTCTCATCCCTCAAGTCATCATTTTCTCTAATCATTTTGTAATCTGTGGCAGGCccgctgtcactgcatcatgtGGGTAATAATGACGATAATGGTGATGATGACTGTGATTTGTCACATTAAGATGCTTTCCGTCTGCATTGCACTGACGCATTAAATGGGTGCAGACTTAACTGTGGGAGCAATCTTTCTTCCACAATGTGTAGACAAATGTCAAATAGGGGTTGGATGAGGATAGTTGTAGTCTTCAGGGAGAattgttccccccccccacattaTTTTGTTGTAGTAACACGTCACTGCAGGCTGCATCAGACACCACACGGCTGCTTCTTTATACACGCACCTACACAGTGCACCCAAAAACACAATCGGGGCACATATTGAAGGGACTGGtgcatgatacacacacacacacacacacacacacacacacacacacacacacacacacacacacacacacacacacacacacacacacacagagtctttGTACGTCAACAAAATGTTAATAGTTACACAGAAGTGATTCTCTCCTCGTTCATTCTCAcaagaaaatggcaaaaatgaaAGATTACTCTGGAAACAAGCATTAGttacatttctgcacatttcctGTAACATTAATTATCTTatgacccccctcccccccccccctcagatttatcttgtgagcCCCTATGACATTTAAGTATTTGGTTACACGTTGTAATTTCTGAGTTTATACAATGCGATTATTTCACAGGGTCTTAAAGTGTAATTATAGTAAaaattatagtttattatagtTATAAAAAATTTGATTGAAGGCTGTCGGGAGATTTGGTACATCTATAAACTAAAAGTGGGGTTTGTGGCGTCGCTGGTTTGTGCTCACTGTTCAATCTCTTTATGGAGCGGAGACGAGAAGCTCATCGTGTCATAATGAGCAAGTGTCAATTTTACCATTAACGTAAATGAGAATTAATCATTTTCAATTGGTTAAGCCATCCATTTTCTGCCGCTTATCCTCGTCCAGATtgcattaattaattcataattTCATTATGATTTGTTATATACTGCTGGTCAAGGTCGAGCTGTCAAGATATTTAATTATCGCTGCCAAAATAATTTACTTCTATCAATTCTATAGCTAATTTGAAAAAGATTATAATTTAtcttttaactttgtttattgtgcgttttcactctttttttgtaaaaaataaatgacactttATACAtcggtgttattattatttttaatgcaggTATCGTCAATACTGGTGTATATAGCGACACCCCTCATTCAAGTCCATATCGTCCCTGCTGGCTCTCAATCATACTTCCACACTTTGACCAATATGGTTTAAAAAGCTTGACTAACTTGGTGAACTCTGCAGAAACCCTTCACGGACACCTCCCTCGTGTGAGCCATGAATCATCAGACTAAACATGAGAACAAAGAAAAGACGTAGTGAACTTTGGTATCCTCAAATGCTccttttgctttttcttttctgtacgCTTCTGTCTGAGATGTTGAACACAGTCGGGAGTAATGCTAAccctctctgtccccccccTCAGGTGTACATGTACCAGCTGTTCCGCAGTCTGGCTTATATCCATTCCCAGGGCGTGTGTCACAGAGACATCAAGCCCCAGAACCTCCTTGTGGACCCAGAGACGGCCATCCTCAAACTCTGTGACTTTGGCAGGTCAGTACCAGACTCTGCCTCCGGacgtgcctgtctgtctctatcatTCCTTGCATTGTTGTGACTGTCTGTTTCAGCCTGCATGTGTAGTTCTCTGTCTCAGCCTGCATGTGTAGTTgactgtctgtgtctcagcctgcatgtgtagttcactgtctgtctctcagcctgcatgtgtagttcactgtctgtctcagcctgcatgtgtagttcactgtctgtctctcagcctgcatgtgtagttcactgtctgtctcagcctgcatgtgtagttgactgtctgtctctcagcctgcatgtgtagttcactgtctgtctcagccTGCATGTGTAGTTGACTGTCTCAGCCTGCATGtgtagttcactgtctgtctctcagcctgcatgtgtagttcactgtctgtctctcagcctgcatgtgtagttcactgtctgtctctcagcctgcatgtgtagttcactgtctgtctcagcctgcatgtgtagttcactgtctgtctcagccTGCATGTGTAGTTGACTGTCTCAGCCTGCATGtgtagttcactgtctgtctctcagcctgcatgtgtagttgactgtctgtctcagcctgcatgtgtagttgactgtctgtctcagcctgcatgtgtagttgactgtctgtctctcagcctGCATGTGTAGTTGACTGTCTGTCTCAGCCTGCATGTGTAGTTGACTGTCTGTTTGTGTAGTCATCTCTTCCTCAGTCTGCATCCATCTGTCATACGTCTTTCTTACTTCTCTGTCTTCGTAGCTTACATGCTGCGGTTTTGTGAAAGCAAACGCACCTTCTGAACTGTCttttcctgcttcctctctcttccaccATCTTCTAGTGCAAAGCAGCTAGTTCGGGGGGAGCCGAATGTGTCCTATATCTGCTCACGGTACTATCGTGCCCCAGAGCTCATCTTTGGTGCCACCGACTACACGTCCAACATCGACATCTGGTCGGCCGGCTGCGTGctggctgagctgctgctgggccAGCCCATCTTCCCTGGGGACAGTGGTGTGGACCAGCTAGTAGAGATCATTAAGGTACAGTGGGGATACTACAAACAGTGGCTGAACGCCAACTGGTTGCACAAGCCGCTAGATGAAAGGAGATGTGGTATAAAGTGTGGAATTGAAACTCCTGTCAGTATTTGCTTTGAGTATCAAGAAACTGTTCTGCTTTTGTAGGAACTATAGTTAAAGAAACATCCATTGGTACCTCACCAGTCAATGCATGTGTACTTATATTTAAATGCAGGTGTTATTAAATGCAGAACAGTATATCTAGAAGCACAATGCAAGCTGTACACTTAATATAACAACAGATATTTGTGTTACCGTCCACACGGACAATCCCCCCTCTACACATAGTGTGCGGGCATGCAGCACATACCAGAGAGTGTAATTTAATATTcatgaaaataaagttttcatcCTTGTTCGTCAGGTCCTGGGGACACCAACGAGGGAGCAGATCCGGGAGATGAACCCGAACTACACAGAGTTCAAATTCCCTCAGATCAAAGCACACCCTTGGACAAAGGTATGTCCCACTACTGGAGAATATTAATGGATGGCTGTTATCCAAACATCAGTGTGACGTTGTCGTGTTCATATCTCTCTGGAACAGCTTTTTTTTGGCCCTTTTGGAAAATATGAGTAACCTTTTGTGTTTTAGATTTAAGAACCCTCAAGCTGCCGCCCAGAGTTTTGTATTATAGctataaaaaagtaaataaacatcAATATGACACGTTAATAAAGCAAGTTTTGCTAAATAGTACCAAAACCCAGAACAGATATTCCGTGCATCATCCAGGGAACTCTGATACAGTAAAATCAGTTGCTAAAAGAAAGTTGAACCATTATAATCTAAAAACTTTAGTGGCAAAGAGCTGTGCGTGGCAGCGGCGAGGAGAGGGAGGGCGGCTGCCGCTGCCACTCACTGTCTGACGGCACCTTAAGTCTTGGATTTCCATAAACCCAaatttctctcctctgtcaggTGTTTAAGCCTCGTACCCCACCAGAGGCCATCGCTCTCTGCTCTCGACTGCTGGAATACACGCCGGTGACCAGGCTGTCTCCCCTGGAGGCGTGTGCGCACGCCTTCTTCGATGAGCTGCGCCAGCCCAACACCCGCCTGCCCAGCGGACGAGAACTGCCGCTCCTCTTCAACTTCAGTCCCGTTGGTCAGTTTACCTCTCAGTCAGTCTGATGCATCTCCTCTTGTGGTTCTACCTCTGATGACCTTCACTTAGTTGCACCCAAAGTCTTTTATGTGTCATTAAACATTCGTctgcctctcctgctcctcagaGCTGTCTATCCAGCCCCAGTTGAACTCCACACTCATTCCTCCTCACGCTCGTGCACAGACATCGCCTGCCTCACATGGTATGTATATCTTTTTGATGCTGTCTTTTTCATTGGCCGACCGTATTGaggtttttaaatgcatttattcatgTATCATTGTCCAATGTTCAAAATGTCTTTTGCCCACTTGGTTTGTTTCTGGCCTTTATAATCCTGACCACAACTAAGTTTAACCCCAGTCTGAACTTTAACCTTCAGTTTTACACGCAGACATTGAATGTTCCTGCTACTTTTCACACAGAAGAGATTTCTCTTTAGACATAATCACGTGGTAGGCCGTTGAGCGTCGTCACTGAACTGCACTGAGATTAACTTTGTGTTGGTGCTCACtgtgctccctctctcctcctgcagagggCAGTGTGTCAGACAGTACCGCCCAGCCCAGCTCAGCACCTGGATCCATCAACAACAGCACCTAAGCCCTCTGTCAtcctttctttttgtcttcccccattttccttttctctcctctgctcttcttcctctccacctTCCTCCTGGCTCCAAACCCTTTAAAACATAGAAAAGAAATAACTATACACCCCCACATAAACACTCAGCATTGCTATTTTCCCTGAATTTTAACCATTTCCAATAGAAAGCAATTTCTGTGGCTGCTAGCTTCAGGAAGGTGTGGGGTTGCTTTAAGGATATTTAGGTAGCAATGCTTGGGCTAAATATAAGCTGCAGTTCTACGTCCATGGTGGCCGTCGTCTGGCCCGTTGGAATAAATCAACGTTACATTGGTTGGGATGTTTGGGAGGTGAGGAAGGGGTTGTACATGTTATGTGGATTTTCTGTATTATAATCAACTTTTATCCCttttttatgttcattttatttgcCTTAGCGTATTTTATGTGTGGCCGTGGTGCCATTTGAATGGGGTCCTGATTGGCTATGGAGTTGAGAATGAGGGCCGTGTGTAAGGCCCGACTAATATTGACAATCATCCTTAGTGGGGTCAAAGATGGCACGCTTGTAGTGTACACGTATGATTGTACTGTGTAGACTTTCTGCCCTGAACTCGTGTCAGTTCACCCAGCCCTCTGGTGAACACGTgatgaatctttttttaatcttccaGTTTGATACCAGACAGAATTTATTGGCTAATTTTAGAGAAGAGGTGGTTTTAAATTTTATTACAAAGGAAGGCGCCACAGCCCgtctttaaacatttctttttgacTATTAGCTCCTCAACTGCCTTTTATGTGAATGAGAGGGAGCCGAGTGCACACTTTCAGTTTCTTCAGCTCACGTTGTCATTGGTGAAGCTGGAAACCAAGCATTTCATGTTTATTCtcaagtgagtattgcacatctCCAAAGGGAGTAGAGGGGAAGCAAAGGGGGGTGAGTTATGTGTGCTGTCCAGCTGTAATCATAACTTCACACAGAGGTTGGATGTGGGGCTCCAGTTGGGTCTAATGCAAAAGCCTCGCATGCCAAAAACAAAGTTGCCCAGCACTGTAGGGCTCGTTAATTATGTCACTTTACGGTGTTGAGTTTCATATCGGCTTGATTATGTCGAAGAATCGGGTTCAGAGAGAGACTACTGGCCGCTTTCACTGCTCACCTGGCTCGTCGTTGTCATTTCAGCTAGAATACACCGTTACCGTTCGTGCAAGAGGAGCACTCTGGATGAATTGTGTGACCCTCTTTGCCTCTTCCCAAACAGCCCGCCCGCTCATATCATGTTCTTCTTGTCCTGTGGTGGTGTTTGTAGGAACTGATCGTGAAAGATTTACTCAGCCTAACGGTCCACTGTCGGCAGTTTTCTTTCTTCGCAAATGTGCATGTTCAGCCCAAGTTGACCACACTATATTGCTTCCACTAATCTCAGTAATGATCAGAGCAGACACGATGCTCAAACCCCTGAAACCCGACGGCTTTTGGAGCCTCCCCTTCCATTCCTtatcgtcctcctcctcctccccctgcctTCTGCTTAcctctttcctccttttttcaCTGCTAAACTGTAAATATCaattaccttttattttattttgttattattgttattatattgttgttcttgtaatttttttttcttctctagTAGACCGGCACAGCAGCTGCCGGACTGTTTATCCTCAGTCGCAGTCTGTAAATACGATTTCATTTCAGTCCCTGGTTCAGGAGgggaaaaacagaacaaaatgtttcttttgaattctctctccctccatttctctcttcaCGACTTTCCCGTTTCCCCCATAAatgttgtcattgttttatttattgtatcgTGTTTTTTTGGGAGGGGTGGGGGATCTTTTCTTCTCCAATGGGTACAATTGTGGGATTTaaggttctttttttttttttttttattccaaattTTAGTCCAGCAATGTCACATGCAAAACGATTTCACATCCAAGATACTGTACTGAGATCCGGACGTTGGTGCGTGCTTTCCAATCAGTGGTCTTGTATGTATGCAGGTGCACATGGTAGCCAACAGGTGGAACTCcattttttcatttaactttaatGTGAAGGGAATGTTACAAGCCTCTGGATCTACAGGGTCCTAGTGTTGTGAGGGAGCACGGataaccttgtgtgtgtgtgtgtgcgtgagtgtgtgcgcGAGTGTGTGTCCGGAGGAAAGGGGAAATAATGAATCTGTCCATTGACATGTATCATCTCCTGTGTCCGACCGTCTCCTGTTTTTTGCTTACTGTGTGTCGTATGAGCGTAACGGGTTTGTCCTGTTAGTACTGTGTGTATGCTTCACAGATACTTGAGCACAGCtgcagggagtgtgtgtgtgtgtgtgtgtgtgtgtgtgtgtgtgtgggcagacCATGAACATTATTCTCAGTACTCCTGACTTTTCCTAAATGAAGAGCTgattaaatgtgctttttaatgtttttgttttgttttcccatcTTCTGATCtgtcacactttgtttttaatttgctgtGACCCTGCTCTTTTATCGCCCTCGTCTGAGGGTAACATGTCATTGTTGGTAAACGGAACGGTTGGATAAAGGAGATGatgaagagagagggatggagggagagagacagtttttgtttgttggtatAAATAATTAAACTCATTAATAAAGTGATGAAACTGTTTCTGTCTCACATTCATGATTGAATTCTTCCTGAATAAGAGACGTGTGCACATGGGGGAACCAGTCATAATGATGTTAAAACAGTGTTAATTGATAACTCACTTGTCCTGTGTgtacaaacaaaagaaacaattaGATGATCGACAGAAAAGATTGCCATTTTCATGCTTCAgcctcttattattattattattattataatattaatcaCCTTGGACTTTTAGAAACTGGGAAGGACATTtaatagaccaaacgattaatctagaagataatcatcagattaatcCTGATCAATAATGAAAAGTATCTCTACTTCAGTCCTGCAGATGCACCAATATGCAGTTTCAGGGCTAATAATGAAAAAGATAATCGGTCTGTTTTAATATTACTCATGTCGTTAATGAAAAGGGCTTAACTACGCATTCTGTTTTTACTTCTCTTCTGGTTTGTTCAGTACTACAGAGAGTCAAAGAGGTTTTAAAAGCCTGAACAGAACATAAAACCATAAActtccattacaagtaaaagctcTGCGTTCAGATTCATCCCTGGACGTCTGAGGGAGCAGgattatgttatttgatcccATAGACGCTCAACCATTGAGCTAAAATAGCCTCATGTTGCTGTTTGACATAACttcagattaaaataaatacataaagaagACGTTTATTAGCTTCCGACTATCTCTGAACCATCTCTTTAAACAAATCACACTCAGTTAGTCTACTCTATGTGATCTTATTTTAACTAACGTAACAGCTGATGTTATATTTCTCTTTGGagccccctgctctcctcccacttTGAAAACATCTGAAATATAACATAAGAATATAACTCCTCAGTTAtggtctgtatatatatatatattatatatatagttaactGCTCTTTTTGTGAGCTGGAAACGCCGTTAATCGCCCGATATATAAGTGTGATATACTCCTCCACTTTATCATCACGCTACATGCTAATGCTTCCAGGGCAGCCAGGTGACCAATAGAAAGTACTTTGCTTAAGTGTTttgaatttatgtttttatttagttaatgcTTTTACTTCTACTAAACTACATTTCACAGGTTTCTACTTCAATACATTCAATTAACAGCTGTAGCTGTAACTTGTGACGTCAGTAAAGGACGTcgtaataaatgattaattatattAGAATCTGAatttcacacataaacacagtaagagggattaaaatgtaaaataagagcaaatatagaaatattataaaaacttttatacaattttaaaaaagataacgaaaaatgtaaatatacaaatTACTGTGAAAACAATATGTGCACTATATCTGCATTTAAAAGTGGAAGAGCCGGcagtattgtgcagaaatgtgcaaaggttGACGGTACGGAGTCTGAGGAAGGTCACAAAGATGTGCGTTAATGCGACACATACGTTAATGAAGATGCATGTGGAGCAGAtgaatcagaaatccttcatTCGTCCGCCAGCGGGAGACGAACGAAGGGACaggctaacatattaaataaagagtcaaacaaatacaataaaagtaaGTGCACTAgcagtaaaaacaataacaaatgtaaagtgtgtatCGTGTATGAGCAGTGTGATTGCACAACAATGGTGATGGAGAGTTGGAGCAAAGAGAAAACTGAGAGGAAGACAGTTTCAGGATCAAAAGTGGAGTTTGTTTCCAGCTCACGTGTTCGACCATTAACCACAAAGCAAAGTGCTGTTTCTCTTTTGTGTACTTGTGCTTTTCATCTGCCTTTCTCTCACAAAGGATAATTAAATGTGACGGGTATAAAAAACCTCTAAGATTGCTTATCAGGTATGAGTCATAGGACTTTGCTTTAGCGTTCAATGAAACCTTTTCATGCAGGGATTAATGAAATGACGCTCTGAAGTGGAGTCGGGGGATCAGCGAACCTTTGAAGGGACCAGTTTCACACTGATGAAATCAGAACGGTTGTTATGGGAACCATGCTATTGCAAATGTCAGTGCAAGTGTTTTTGACCTTGACTGATGAAATCTTGTACTTCCACAGTTTTATTATATCAGATATGTGAACGGAGGGATGCTGGCCAATCAGACAATTAACACGCCGGCGTTCAGACTGTTTGGGggtgtatttaaatattgttaagATATCAAATATCAAATGTTTTAAGCTCATATGCACTCTCAacctttttcatttaaatactcACAGAAACAGATTTATGACTAGAAACACTCGACGATTAACTTCCAGATGCACCAACTTCTACTGCACGACTCCTTGCTGTTGTGAAGATGGGGAGGGCACACTTAACCAGACACGTCCTGCAGACTCGGGTCTTATCACATCTAGACTATTGCTAAATCATATAGTCGGGATGTTGGGAAACTGCATCTGAACTGAGTCGATCTCTCCTGGTTGAAAGTTGAGGAGACACTGATTCTGTGTCGCTTGTATGGAGatatgattttatatatatatatatatatatatatatatatatatatatatacatgtatttacatAGGTGGGTATGAACAGTATATATGGTTGATTGGTCTGTAAATGTCtcatctgttgttgtttttatgttttgtgtggaCTCCAGAAAGAGTAGCTGATGTTctgcatcacttcctaataaaATCCTAAATCCTAGATATGTGGCATATACTGTTGACCTGCTGTCTCCCCCTATAGCAGATCCCCTGTCCCCCCCAcccataaaaagacaaaaatgggTGTCTTTTTGACATGGTCTCATGAGCTACATCACATTGAATTCAGCTCTCATTTGCCTCCACGACTTCAAGGACcttcagcagcacacacacctcGAACACACCACAAGGACGAagcttctctcacacactcagagcGACTCAGATTTGTCATTCAGACCAGAATGTGCTGTTCACTGCTGTACAAAATGAGCAGATTTAATGAAGTCTCAGGGCGTCTGCGAACCTACTTCTCTCGTCTTTCAGTAGAAAATATTCATATGCGCTGGCAGAACCTTTGCTGCCCGGTGCTTCACTGAAAGTTCTCGGTCGCCTTTAAGCCTCAAGTTCAGCTATTACGATTATTAATACTTTGTCCGTGTATGACCGGGCCCCGTCCTTGGTCTCTcttcataaaaaatgtatagaCATTTTGCATCTTGTGAAGAAAGATTTTGGTTCTCAAAATAGTTATTGGAGTTAGAAAGTTTTGGCAGGGCAATGTAATGAATAAGCAGAATCAATGACTTAAGTTTGTTATTAGTTTACTAAATCAATCATATACAAGGTATATATGTTTGGTGCTTCTCCACTTTGGTGTATAAATATGTCATTTGTACATGAATATAATTTGCCAAATCAGATATAATCGAGGAAAGAtgagaaaacatttagaaaatctcccaaaaatacatttaattgggAATATAATGAATTTATTCATATTGATgtaaatatatacttataaagAGATTTAGGATGTAGGGTAATGTAGGTGTCAAGATATCAATGTTAATATTAACATCATGTCAAGTAGTGCAGGAAAGTGCTGGAGTGCATCTGCGTACacaagaagagatgaagaggaagagaaagagatgaagaagGTGCCTGTGTGGACATGCTGTCCTCCTCTGCTCGGACCTGCAGTCTCGTCAGCCTTCAATGAAAAACATGGCTGCTAAGTCGTCATCGTGGTGATGTGATATGTCAAGGTTGaataatgttataatgtgtttctgtggAGCCTGCGTGGCCCGGGCCCCTCTGGCTGAATGCCCGGCCGGCTCTTTAATACCATTTGCAGTGAAGTTAAGCAGTCTGGAGGAGCTGCTCATCTTCCCAATCAGCCAATGGGGCACATTGTGCGCTGTGTAATTCTGAAAATGAGTGGAGTGGGCTAGTCTTTACTTTCACTGACCTCTGTATATAATGCTCGATGCAGCTGGCTGTACTCACTCTGAGGAGGGTAAATCTGATAAGTGTAAGGCTATAGAGTGTAGATTTAATAAACCTCTGCGGGCATTCAAGTGCAGTTGAAGTCGTATGAGGCAGTTATTGCTGTCACTGTATGAAAGAGGTGACAACAGTCAGCAAATAAACCTTTAAGAGTTGTGGTTGCATCGCGAGGTAAACAATATTGCTTGTCAGCAAGTGAAACATTTGCCTCAGTGCTGagattgctgtgtgtgtatttagctAACTAAATGCATTTAATAATTCAGCCAACATCCCTGTTtacaaaaaaacagttttgtggtgtttttgtttctaggattatatattttacaggaTTGTACTAGTTTTTTATTCATGATTTAATTTTAGTCATTCTAAATTTTGTGGCATATTTAAGTTGTTTGTCTGTAACTCATTGTCATTGCTGCATACGtttgaaaacatatatttttaatctcaataaggcttccctggataaatacattttcaaatatgtgtgaaaaataaatacaacattacgttttaaattgtatatttgtatgtctTTAACCTTTCACcctgtatattaatatatatatatatatatatatatatatatatatatatatatattatatatatatatatatatatatatatatataatatattatatatatatatatattaatatatatatagatattgatctatatatatatgtaccgAAGACCTTAATGTTTCATTTGCTGCTGgttagaatattatatatatatatatatatatatatatatatatatatatatatatatatatatatatatatatatatatatatatatatatatatatataatattatatattaatatatatataatattctaacCAGCAGCAAATTAAACATTAAGGTCTCCGGTAcaagtaaatatgttttaatggacacaaatgttttctaaaattAAAAGTCATGTTGTGGATTTATTCC contains:
- the gsk3ab gene encoding glycogen synthase kinase 3 alpha b, yielding MSGSGRPRTSSFAEPPGAPGSAAAGAGSAVAGGSSTGKTGASQASGTSSTSFGNLKLPRDSGKVTTVVATPGQGPDRPQEVSYTDIKVIGNGSFGVVYQARLIDSQEMVAIKKVLQDKRFKNRELQIMRKLDHCNIVRLRYFFYSSGEKKDEVYLNLVLDYVPETVYRVARHFNKAKTTIPIIYVKVYMYQLFRSLAYIHSQGVCHRDIKPQNLLVDPETAILKLCDFGSAKQLVRGEPNVSYICSRYYRAPELIFGATDYTSNIDIWSAGCVLAELLLGQPIFPGDSGVDQLVEIIKVLGTPTREQIREMNPNYTEFKFPQIKAHPWTKVFKPRTPPEAIALCSRLLEYTPVTRLSPLEACAHAFFDELRQPNTRLPSGRELPLLFNFSPVELSIQPQLNSTLIPPHARAQTSPASHEGSVSDSTAQPSSAPGSINNST